The following proteins are encoded in a genomic region of Deltaproteobacteria bacterium:
- a CDS encoding N-acetylmuramoyl-L-alanine amidase, whose product MAHSELRTPNSELHFRTKRLPLVVILLLISFGFWSPMVPPGFSGPTDRDLENTYNQTRQSFYALDKSPQRKDRQNWQPLLEGFQNIYKQHPGTVWGEKSMFMVGRIYYILYPSSGVESDLDLALDHFSRFVNHYPQSPLADDALFLSAEIYFLHKRNPGKALETAQLLIQNYPKGDMKKKAEELLLKMEKGRPAPETDPGIPNQEDESPEEKRPPTGEENPRQSFTRVTGLRHWSSPNYTRIIVDVEDKISFRHRLLKKDPSIEKPERLYLDLYPARLALGRASPLVIKDGLLKGARIGQYEASTVRLVLDIESIKGYKIFTLENPFRLIVDVSGKEKIADRPTEPAGRERKLSLAQQLGLGVKRVIIDAGHGGKDKGATGKGGLYEKDLTLKIAKKFAQRIQQDLKLEALLTRETDHFVRLEDRTAIANTKHADLFVSIHVNASPNPLAEGIETYFLNLATDEESIRVAARENATSTKRISDMQKILKDLMLNTKIDESSRLAGHVQQTLIRSITEKYPPVKNLGVKQAPFYVLIGAQMPAILVEVSFISNDRERERLCQDEYLDRIVDGLLNGIDGYIKEIKLAGVSK is encoded by the coding sequence ATGGCTCACTCCGAACTCCGAACTCCGAACTCCGAACTCCATTTTCGAACTAAACGCCTCCCCCTTGTTGTAATTCTTCTGCTGATCTCCTTCGGTTTTTGGAGCCCCATGGTGCCCCCTGGGTTTTCCGGGCCAACTGATCGGGATCTGGAGAACACCTACAACCAGACCCGACAGTCATTTTATGCCCTGGATAAATCTCCGCAAAGAAAAGACCGCCAAAATTGGCAACCCCTGCTTGAGGGATTTCAAAATATTTACAAACAGCATCCCGGGACCGTCTGGGGAGAAAAGTCCATGTTCATGGTGGGGCGGATCTATTATATCCTCTACCCGTCGTCGGGGGTGGAATCCGATCTGGATCTGGCCCTTGATCATTTTTCACGCTTTGTCAATCATTATCCACAAAGTCCCCTGGCCGATGATGCCCTTTTTCTGTCGGCCGAAATCTATTTCCTGCACAAAAGAAACCCGGGAAAGGCCCTTGAGACAGCCCAGCTCCTGATCCAGAATTATCCCAAAGGGGACATGAAAAAAAAGGCCGAAGAACTATTGCTGAAGATGGAAAAAGGCCGCCCAGCCCCTGAGACTGATCCAGGCATCCCGAACCAGGAAGATGAATCGCCGGAAGAGAAAAGGCCTCCCACAGGGGAGGAAAACCCAAGGCAGTCCTTTACCCGGGTAACGGGATTGCGTCATTGGTCCTCCCCAAACTATACGCGAATCATTGTCGATGTTGAAGATAAGATCTCCTTTCGACATCGGCTGCTTAAGAAAGATCCTTCGATCGAAAAACCGGAAAGGCTTTATCTGGATTTGTATCCGGCCCGCCTGGCCTTAGGCCGGGCTTCGCCGTTAGTCATCAAGGACGGACTCTTGAAAGGGGCACGAATCGGCCAGTATGAGGCTTCAACCGTTCGTTTGGTCCTGGATATAGAAAGCATCAAGGGTTATAAAATATTTACCCTCGAAAATCCTTTCCGGTTGATCGTGGATGTTTCCGGAAAAGAAAAAATTGCCGACCGTCCCACCGAACCCGCCGGCCGTGAAAGAAAGCTTTCCCTGGCCCAGCAGTTGGGGTTGGGGGTTAAACGCGTCATTATCGATGCCGGTCATGGAGGCAAAGATAAAGGGGCTACCGGCAAGGGCGGTTTGTACGAAAAAGACCTGACCCTGAAAATTGCCAAAAAATTTGCCCAGCGGATTCAACAAGACCTTAAATTAGAGGCCCTTTTAACCAGGGAAACGGATCATTTTGTCCGCCTGGAGGACAGAACGGCCATCGCCAATACCAAACATGCCGACCTGTTTGTCTCGATTCATGTCAACGCCAGTCCCAATCCTCTGGCCGAGGGGATCGAGACTTACTTCCTGAACCTGGCCACCGATGAAGAATCCATCCGCGTGGCGGCCCGGGAAAATGCCACCTCCACCAAGCGGATAAGCGATATGCAAAAAATATTGAAGGATCTGATGCTGAACACCAAGATTGATGAATCCAGCCGTCTGGCCGGTCATGTGCAGCAAACCCTGATCAGATCCATAACGGAAAAATATCCACCGGTCAAAAACCTCGGGGTTAAACAGGCCCCTTTTTATGTCCTGATCGGGGCCCAGATGCCGGCTATTCTGGTGGAGGTCTCTTTTATTTCCAATGACCGGGAAAGGGAACGATTGTGTCAGGATGAATATCTGGACCGGATTGTCGACGGGCTGTTAAACGGGATCGACGGCTATATCAAAGAGATCAAACTGGCCGGGGTCTCAAAATGA